From the genome of Leptodactylus fuscus isolate aLepFus1 chromosome 1, aLepFus1.hap2, whole genome shotgun sequence, one region includes:
- the HMGCS1 gene encoding hydroxymethylglutaryl-CoA synthase, cytoplasmic gives MPGSLPASAEASWPKDVGIVALEIYFPSQYVDQEELEKFDGVGAGKYTIGLGQSKMGFCSDREDINSLCLTVVQRLMERNSLSYDCIGRLEVGTETIIDKSKSVKTVLMQLFEDSGNTDVEGIDTTNACYGGTAALFNAVNWVESSSWDGRYALVVAGDIAVYATGSARPTGGAGAVAMLVGPNATLVLERGLRGTHMQHAYDFYKPDMVSEYPVVDGKLSIQCYLSALDRCYTTYRKKIHAQWQKEGFDKSFTLEDFGFMIFHSPYCKLVQKSLARLLLNDFISDPNPNTEGELYSGLDSFRDVKLEETYFDRDVEKAFLKSSAEIFEQKTKASLLVSRENGNMYTPSVYGCLASVLAQYSPQQLAGQRIGVFSYGSGFAATLYSIKVSQDATPGSSLDKLTSSLSDLKARLDSRRNVPPSVFAENMKLREDTHHLASYIPQGSVDELFAGTWYLVRVDEKHRRYYARTSLLSDGPLEAALESVHSTNSSEHFPSPAKKVPRIPTETDAISVANGEH, from the exons ATGCCTGGATCTCTTCCTGCCTCCGCCGAAGCTTCCTGGCCTAAAGATGTGGGAATTGTGGCTTTGGAGATCTACTTCCCGTCTCAGTACGTCGACCAGGAAGAGCTGGAGAAGTTCGATGGGGTCGGAGCGGGGAAGTACACCATAGGTTTGGGTCAGTCTAAGATGGGCTTCTGCTCAGACAGAGAAGACATCAACTCGCTGTGTCTGACCGTGGTCCAGAGGCTAATGGAGAGGAACAGCCTGTCCTATGATTGTATTGGAAGGTTAGAAGTGGGGACCGAGACCATCATCGACAAGTCCAAATCCGTGAAGACGGTTCTCATGCAGCTGTTCGAGGACTCTGGAAACACGGACGTCGAAGGCATCGACACGACCAATGCGTGTTATGGGGGAACCGCAGCTCTCTTCAATGCGGTCAACTGGGTGGAGTCAAGCTCTTGGGATG GACGCTACGCTCTGGTGGTTGCTGGAGACATTGCTGTGTATGCCACAGGAAGTGCCAGGCCGACAGGAGGGGCAGGAGCTGTTGCTATGCTTGTGGGGCCAAATGCCACTCTCGTATTAGAAAGAG GGTTGCGTGGGACACACATGCAGCATGCATACGACTTCTACAAGCCTGACATGGTGTCTGAATATCCCGTGGTCGACGGTAAATTGTCCATCCAGTGCTATCTCAGCGCATTGGATCGCTGCTACACCACTTACCGCAAGAAGATCCACGCACAGTGGCAGAAAG agggaTTTGATAAATCATTCACTCTGGAGGATTTCGGTTTCATGATTTTTCACTCTCCTTACTGCAAACTCGTGCAGAAATCTCTTGCTCGCCTATTACTGAATGATTTCATCAGTGATCCCAACCCCAATACAGAGGGCGAGCTCTACTCTGGTCTGGACTCATTCCG GGATGTAAAATTGGAGGAGACCTACTTTGACCGAGATGTAGAAAAAGCCTTCCTGAAATCCAGTGCTGAGATCTTTGAACAGAAGACAAAAGCGTCCTTGTTGGTGTCCCGGGAGAATGGCAACATGTACACGCCGTCCGTGTATGGCTGCCTGGCCTCCGTGCTGGCTCA GTATTCCCCTCAGCAGCTTGCAGGGCAGAGGATTGGCGTCTTTTCCTATGGATCGGGTTTTGCTGCTACTTTGTACTCTATTAAAGTTTCCCAAGATGCCACACCTG GCTCCTCTCTGGATAAGCTGACATCCAGTCTGTCAGACCTGAAAGCAAGACTGGACTCCAGGAGAAACGTCCCGCCCAGTGTGTTTGCAGAAAACATGAAGTTAAGAGAAGACACCCACCATCTAG CTAGTTACATACCTCAGGGCTCTGTGGACGAGCTGTTTGCTGGCACCTGGTACCTAGTGCGGGTGGATGAGAAGCACAGGCGGTATTATGCACGCACCTCCCTACTGAGCGATGGCCCtctggaggcggcactggaatcTGTCCACTCGACAAACTCTAGTGAG CACTTCCCAAGCCCCGCTAAGAAGGTGCCAAGAATCCCCACAGAGACCGATGCCATTTCCGTAGCAAACGGAGAGCACTGA